GCTCGCAGCGATGCCGCCAGCCCTGGCGGAATGGGTCGGGGAGTGCATCGATCGCGTGAACTTGAGGAATGCCGAGGGCGAAGGTGCACTGGAGGACGCGAAAAAAAAGCCGCCGACCTGGTGTGCGGAGGCAGCCGAGGCCTGCTGAGTGTGCGAGAAATCGTGGCCGTCGAGAGGTCTGAGGTTGGGGGCCGGGTTCTGCGGGAAGGCTCGGACTTCGCAACCCAGGAGGAGCTGGAAGGCAAGGCGGCCGGACCTCGCCTGGAACTGCTGGAGCCGCTCGCAGCGCGGTTGGCGATGCTGGCCTGCGAAGACTGGAGCGCCGCGTCCATCTGCGGGTGGCGGGGATTGGAGAGGCTGGACGGGATGCCGGCATGGAGGGCTGAGCTATGGGAACACGTGTGCAGAGCGGCGTCGCCGTGGATCGGTCCGTGTGCGTCCGACGGCGTGGGCTGCTGAAGGTGACGTCGGTGCGTGTGGGACTGCTCCGGCAACTGTCACGGGGCAGACGACGGGCCACCTGGGAGACGGAGAGCAAGGCGGTGGCTGAGACCGGAGTTAGGGTGAGCGCGTCGCGCCTGAGGACGAGAAGGGCTGCGCGGCAGAGCGGAACCGGAAGGCTGAGGACCTGGTCGGGAGCCTGCGAAGCGGGAAGCGCTGTACACCGGCAGAGCAGGGCATCGGTGCAGACGTCCATGGGCAAGGTCGGCCATCAGAGGCGGCAGGGGCCCTCGGGAGCGGTTGCAGAGGCCTGGAAACGAGGGCGCCAGGCGACTCGGCAAGGGCCGGCAGAGCCAAGGCTGCGTCGAGGGCAAGGCGTGTCGGCGAGGACGATGGCGCCAAGGGAATCAGGTCACAGGGCGACGAGCAGCTCGGCCCTCGGAAGTGCGGGCATGGGCTTCCGGGGAAGCAGAGGAAGGGCAAGAGTGCCCGGGCGATGCCCGAAGGTTGCGTCTGAGAGCTTAGGCGTGAGGAAGAGCGCCCGGGCGGCAGCCACGGGAAGTGCGGGAACCCGAGTCGACCTCGGACAGCGGTCCTGGGACGGTTTCATGCGGGCGTGTCGGCTGGACCTGGCGCGGTAGCGAAGTGTCGGAGACTGCCGAGCGGTTCGGAAGTCAGGGTCTGGGGGAAGGGCCATGCAGAGGAGATACGCGACAGGCGACCGCGTTGTGCTGGGCGGCCGTGAGGGCGTCATCGTGGACGGGCGGAAGGCCGCTCAGGGTCAGTATGCCTTCACAACGAGCGCCGGCGTGGTGCAAGGCCGGGTACTCAAGGCAACCGGGCCAGAGGTGGTCCTCGACGGCGCACAGGTGTGGCTGATCGAGGAAGGGACGACCCCCGGAGGCAGCGGCCGGTATGCGGTGATGGTGGAGGACTGGTACTGGGGTGTGCGGGTGGAACCGGCGGAGTTTGTCGCGGCGCCGATCACGAAGGACCTTGTGATGGGCTATCGCCTGGAGGGCCAAGTGCTTCGTGATGGGGTGCCTGAGGCAGGGGCCAAGGTGAGCCTTGAGGTGATACTCGAGACTCGCGAGGACGGCGAGGTCGTACTGTGGGATAGCGAGGAGTACAACGAGCTGGTGTACTCGGAGTCGCTGGGCACATGGGTAGAGGGCCCGCGGGTTCTGACGCCAATCCAGGCAGATGCGACGGGCTGCTGGAAGACCATCGTGCCGAAGGGTGACGGGGCCGTCTACCAGCGCCCCGGAGACCGGCGAGACGGCAGTGAGGAGACGGCTCGGAAGGCACTGCCCCGGTGGGTGAAGGGCATCAGCGTAATGTACCTCGGTCACCGGGCACCAGTGAGTGAGGGTTTTCCGGCGGTCATCAGCCTGGAGAGCGGGGTATTGAGGGTGACGGCGACCCCCGGGGCCTACCTGCGCATCGGGACGATGGAGGATGCGGGTGAGGTGTACGGGGTGCCTGAGAGCGGGCAGGTGACCGTGAGCGGTCTCCCCCACTGTGAGCATACGGTAGTGCAGTTCCGCAGGAACGCCTGGGGCGACTGGGATCCCGGATGGGGCTGTGCCCGACGCGTGGTTGAGGTGCAGGAGGGGACGGAGACAGCGTTGGTGATGCCTCCGCTGGAGGCGTATGACACTGGTGGCGAGACGGTCTGCGGGCGAGTGTATGAACGGCCGGGAGTGCCCCTTAGTGGGCTGAGCATCGTGATCGTGGACATGGAGAAGTGCCAGGTGGTCGGGACCGCCGCGACGACTAACAGCGAGGGGTACTGGAGCGCGACGATCCCGACAGAGGGTTTTGGCGGAGAGCTAGGCATCCACGATGCGACCTGGGGAAGCGTGCCGGTACTGGGATGGCCGTACTCGGACATAGTGCTCGGGGCGAGGGCGTACTCGTCGTGGGATGACACGTACCGCCCCGAGGCGTGGCGCAAGGGGAGCTTCGGGCACAAGAACTTCCCCTATGTGCGCGGAGCGCTGTGGGTGGAAGACGCGGAGACCGGCGAGAGGTTCGAGGTGGAAGAGGCCAGCTACGGCGGCTGGGTGACGAAGTCGACGCTGCCGAAGTACCGGTACGTGGCCGACGTCGGGCAAGTGGTCAATCAGGGGTCTGTGATCCGCAGCTACAACGTGGTGGAGGAGGAAGGGCCTCTTGAGAGCGGCTTCACCCTGGGCAGCCAGCCCTTCGAGGACTACGAGAGCAGTCCGGGGCAGTTCCGCGCGGCCGGTCACTACCCTGAGGCGAAGTGGCTGATCGGCGGCAAGCTCCAGGGGAACGTGGTGCTGGACAGTGAGGACCGGATCGACGAGCAGGAGCCGGAAGCTGCCCGCGTGGGACTGGAGTTCGGCAAGGTGCATCCCTCTGTGGAGATGCGGACGGGGAAGTCGGAGGGCACGTGCGACTGGACCAGCATCGCCGGGTTCCTGTGCCCCTACTGCGGAGGTCCGGCCTACCGTGACCCGGAGAGCAGTCTGGGAGTCCAGGGGTACTGCACCAACTGCGCGGAAGCCTTCGACAACCCGCAAGCTATGGACTGCCGGAGTTACTTCCGCAGTCCGACAGTGATGACAGGGCGCTACCGCCAGCGAGGGGTAGCGCAGACTGCGAGCGGCGTGCTGCAGCGAGGAGTCCGGTACCACTGGCGGCCTGATCTGTACGAAGAGAGCGAGGGGTTCCTGACCCAGACCGGCACGGGGCAACCAACCAACGCTCCGCGATGGTTCGCGGTGCACCCGGAGGAACTCGGCGACGGATTGGGCTTGGGGCGATTCGACGCAGACGGGTCACCGCAGTTCGTGGCGGGGCATGACCTGGGCTACTACGGCGGGCTGATGGGGGCGGGCCGTGAAGTGGGTCCTGCGCAACTCAAGTTGGTCTTCGATGCCGGGTACCAGGTGCCCGAGGAGTTCGCCCTGGACGTCGATGCGGCGCGATGGGATGGGACCCTCGAGACAGTGCGAGTGGTGGTTCCCGCGGGGATGCGTGGACCCTGTGCCCAGGTTCCCTTCGGGGAGGTCGTGCGGCTGAGGTCGACGGCGAGGATGAAGGCGGAACTCGTGAGCTCCCCCTACAGGGGATCCGGGGTCTACAGAGGGGTCGCCGACATGCGACTGGCTTCCGCTGGTCCAGCGTCGGGATGCCGGTGCAGGGCCACCGCAGATGGTCCGTACCTGGCCTCACCGGTGGGTGTGAAGGTGGAGAACCGCGTGGGGACTCCGGTGGCGCTGCAGCTCGATCGGGCCTGGGGGAACCCGGACCTGACTGAGGACCAGTTCGGGCAGCTCTTCGTGGCCTACACCAGGGAGGGCAACATCGAGCTTCGACGTCGCGGCGGGCTGAGCGGCACCTGGGAAGAGGCACAGGTGGTGTCGGGGGATGGCATGAGCGACTATGCGGACGTGGCGAAGAACGGGCAGGGGACACTGCTTGTGGCCTACGAGCGCGACGGCCAAGAGACGGTAGTGGTGCAGTCGCGCGATGACGGACAGGAAGTGGAGTGAGGGTTGTGAGTGAGGCCTGCATGCTGTCCTTGCCGGTTGCCGTGGAGCGGGACGGTCTTTTGTACGTGGTAGGTATCCGGGACGGGTTCTACCGGGTCCGGCGCAGCAGTGATGGCGGTGCAACGTGGCTCCCCTATTCCGGCGGTGAAGTGGAGAGGCCGGTGGCGGAAGCCTGCACGGGCCAGAGAGCAGCGCTGGTCAAGCTGACGGGGCAGGGCGCGCCACTTCTGGCATGTGTAGCGGGATGGCCGGAACTAGTGGTCTACGCCTCCTACGATGACGGGGAGACGTGGGAAGCGGAGAGCACGATTGGCGGAGCGTAGGGCGCGGAAGAGAGCCGTCGGAGGCAGGATCCAGGCCAGGGCGACAGAGCAACCTGTCGCCGAGTGAGGCGGAAGGGCATATGGCGAAACGCATCTATCCGGGCGCACGAGTGCGGCTGTACGAGCCGGGCCGGCAGTACATACAGGAGTTTGATGGATTCGGGCGGTACGAGGTGGTGGGTGACCTCTGGCGAGCCGGGCGCGTGCAGTGCAATACGGTGTCGTCGGAGACGCTGGGGCTTGGTGCGGGACTGGGCAGCCACAGTGAAGCCTCGGCAGCAATGCTCCTGGACCACCGCGAGCTGAACCTGGCAGTGTGCCGACCGTTCCTGGACAGCACGCAGTCGGTGGGTCTGGACCAGTTCGATCTGTACGGCGGTCGCTGGCAGGGTCTAGAAGGCCTGGGGATCGGGAAAGAGGTGCGGCTCTACCAGTCGGACGGCAACGCCGAGATCGCAACGGGAGCTGTGAGCCGCTTCACGTTGCCGCGCAACCCGGTCATCTGTGTTGGGCTGCAGAGGGTTCCGCCACGGGCGGGGCACTCGTGGGCCTCTCAGCCTCCAAGCACAGAGGTGCAACTGGGAGTCGGCTCGGCGAAGGAATGGTCGCTGGTGGTCCCCTATGGTGGCCCGGCCTTCCTGAGGCGGCGACGAGGCGGGGTGTGGGAGAGTGTGCCTGGTCAGGGGCACGGGAGGAGGATCGGCAACCTGGAGGGGAACGCCTCCGGGCAGCGCGTTCTGCTGTGGCTGGCGGTGTGGCGAGGGAAACTCGTGGCCTCGACCGATGGCTTCGCGGAGGATCTGTGGGTCTGTTCGGGCGGGGGCGAGCCGGTTGAGGTTCCTGAGGGACGGATAGCCTTGTGGCACAACGCCGGTCAATGGGCGTTCTCGGTGCTCCCGGTGAAGATGGTGAGCGCTGTCCTGGACAGCTTTCCGCTGGAGGCCGGGTATGACACCCTGGTGTCTGCCGGCGACCTGTTCGTGGAGGCGCGTCAGGAGCCGGTCCGCAAGGACGATGGGACCGTTCTCGCCCAGGCTACGGTGGAGGACAACACGGAGCTGCGGGCTGATCTGGGACCGACTGAGCGTAGCTGGCGCGTCACCCTGGAGCCATACGTGCATCAACCAGAGGGGCAGACGGTCCGCACGTGTGTATCGCCGGAGCTGCACAGCGTGCAGATAGGCCAACAGGCCGACATCGTTGAGCCAGGGACGACGGCGTGCTCTGACGTGACCGACGATGTAGAGGCTGTGACGGGTGAGGTCGGCGGTGATGGTAGGGCCAGCCTGTACGAGATCCGTCTGGACAACGCCCAGGGCCGATATGCGGGCCTCAGTGAGTACCGACGGTGCGAGGTGGAACTGGGCTGGACGCTGGACGACGGCTCGGCGGAGTACACGCCCGTTGTAGACGGCCATGCGGTCGAACCAAGCCCAAGCGTAGGACAGTCGCTGGAGCAGCGGCTGGAGGCAGTGATCATTGACGGGATGGTCCGCCTGCGGGACGAGAAGTGTGATGGCCGCGCGCCGGTATTCGACGGATGGCCGGTAGTTGAAGCGGTGGCATGGGTACTGGGGCGATGCGGCATACCAGCCAGTGCGCAGGATCTTGAGGACACCGGGACACGGCTGAGTAGCGGTCCTTTCGACCAGCCGCGATGGCGTGTTGAGACGGGACGTGCGTGGTCGGAGTTTCTGGCCGAGGTAGTGGAGTTCGACCACCGAGGAGTTCTGTTCCAGGACGTGGACGGCAAGTTCCGGAAGGCCTGCCGCTACTGTCGTCAGAAGCGGACGTCACAGGATGTGGTTCGGCATGATGGGACTACTCACGGCGCCTGCGACAGCACCGTGAAGTGGGAGCTGCACACCCGAGACGGCGTCGCGGGGCTCGGAGGCACACAGGGAGCGGTACTGTCGATTGAGCGTGCGCAGCGGAGCCTGCACGGTGAGGACTACGCGAACTACGTGGCTGTGTGTGGGGTCAGTGCCACCGGCGAGCCGATACAGGCGGCGGCCCTTGAGGCAGGCTCGGTGAGTGATCCAACTTCGGACCACTTCGTGGGCTGGCGCAAGATGTCGGTAAGCGCGCTAGCGACGCACACGACACAGGCTGAGGCGAACCGACTGGCCCTCTCGCTGTATGCGGAGAAGGCAGAACGACCGGAACGGGTGCGGATAGTCATACCACTGGAGCCGGGGATGCGGATCGGGGACGTGGTTCAGCTTCGCGGTGCCGAGAGCGTTGGAGCTGATGGACGCAAGTACCGCGTCGAGGCACTTCGGCACGTTGTGCAGCGGGGTCGGAACCGGCCGGCGACGACGGAGATCCAGGCACGGTGGCTGCGAGAGGAGAGCTAGGCATGTCCATTGCGGAGATGCTCAGGAGCGAGATCGACCGCCTGGTGAGGCCGGGTCAGCCGTCGACCGCAGTCGTGTGCCACAGGGCGATGGACGGTTCGGTGTTCATGCCGGGAGACCAGCGTCGAGTACGGGAGCTCCAGATGCCTGAAGGACGAGTGGTTCAACGCGGGGTCTATGGCCGCTGCCGCTACGGACAAGCACAGTATGCGGCCGGCCGGAGATAGACGGAAAGGCAGTGTGAGGGTGGATGTCGAGCGTGACACCGAGGTATGGTCTGGCGACAGACCTGGGGACAGACGACTTCATTGAGCCAGGCCACCACAATCGGCTGGCAGAAACGATAGACCGGGTGCTGGGGAGCCTGGTGGAGAAGGTGCTCGGTCGAGGTGTGTTCGCCGGGTGGGAGCTGACCAGCGGGAAGCAAGTGACCGCAGGCGAGGGGCTGGTCGGGAACTGCTGGTGCACAACCACTGTGAACAGCGCGATCAGCGGTCTCACGGCGGGAGCACTCAACCATGTGTACGCAGTGGCCACGGGTTACTCAGCACCCGAGGGCACTGTGGCCTTCGCAGCACAGCTCGCCCCGCCAGGGCCAGGTGGTTCGGTGTACCTGGGGACGATGACGCTCGATGCCGGGGGGACGGTGACGGCAGTGGACAACTGGGCCAGCGGGGTTGAGCGGAGTTGCTGCCGCCTGCAGATGGCGAAGATCTCCGGAAGCGGAACAGCGACGGCGGTGCCCGCGGGATCCAGTCAGAGCAAGATCGTGACCCATTCCGAGAAGGCGGAGTTCATCGTTGCGGGTCACCTTGTTGCAGAGACCTCGACGCCGGACTTCAGTGTAAGGGTAACCGAGAGCTCACGCGGCGACCAGTTCACGCTGGAGATCACCAACGGCGGGACGGCTTCGGCCGACTGCAGCTTCACATGGCAGCGCGAGGGCCTGCTTCGCTGAGGAAGTTGAGTGCAGCCGTGCGAGGAGAAGCTGACAGCGGGACCTTGCCGCTGCTGGAACCTGGGATGCCCCGACTGAGCCTGAGCGGGTGTGGTCGGGGCATCTGCCTTTGGGACGGGAGAAGAGGATGTCAGAGGTCGAGGTCGCAGGGAAGGCAAGCGGGGAAGGAAAGCGGACCAAGTGGTGGCAGGAGTGGCTGCGGCCACCGAGCCTTTTCACCGTGGGAAGCGTGGTCGCGTTTGCGATCATCTGGTACACGAACGTTGGCGCAC
Above is a window of Armatimonadia bacterium DNA encoding:
- a CDS encoding sialidase family protein — its product is MSEACMLSLPVAVERDGLLYVVGIRDGFYRVRRSSDGGATWLPYSGGEVERPVAEACTGQRAALVKLTGQGAPLLACVAGWPELVVYASYDDGETWEAESTIGGA